The Candida dubliniensis CD36 chromosome 2, complete sequence genome contains a region encoding:
- a CDS encoding pyruvate kinase, putative (Similar to S. cerevisiae PYK1) yields MSHSSLSWLANFNVETVPSKYLRRSSIIGTIGPKTNNVDVLVKLRKAGLNVVRMNFSHGSYEYHQSVIDNARKSEEVYKGRPLAIALDTKGPEIRTGTTVGDKDYPIPPNHEMIFTTDDAYKTKCDDKVMYIDYKNITKVIAPGKIIYVDDGVLSFEVVSVADNQTLKVRSLNAGKISSHKGVNLPGTDVDLPALSEKDISDIKFGVKNRVHMIFASFIRTANDVLEIRKVLGEEGKDIQIISKIENQQGVNNFDEILEVTDGVMVARGDLGIEIPAPQVFVVQKQLIAKCNLAAKPVICATQMLESMTYNPRPTRAEVSDVGNAILDGADCVMLSGETAKGNYPVEAVSMMHNTCLTAEKAIAYPQLFNELRSLAKKPTATTETCAVAAVSAAYEQDAKAIVVLSTSGLSARLVSKYKPDVPILMVTRNERAAKFSHLYRGVYPFIFDKPSIENWQEDVENRLRWAVSEAVELGIISKGDSIVTVQGWTRGSGHSNTVRIVQA; encoded by the coding sequence ATGTCTCACTCATCTTTATCTTGGTTAGCCAACTTCAATGTTGAAACTGTCCCATCTAAATATTTGAGAAGATCCTCAATCATTGGTACCATTGGTCCAAAAACCAACAACGTGGACGTTTTGGTTAAATTGAGAAAAGCTGGTTTGAACGTTGTCAGAATGAATTTCTCCCATGGTTCTTATGAATACCATCAATCCGTCATTGACAATGCCAGAAAATCCGAAGAAGTTTACAAAGGCAGACCATTAGCCATTGCTTTAGATACCAAAGGTCCAGAAATCAGAACTGGTACCACTGTTGGTGACAAAGACTACCCAATTCCACCAAACCACGAAATGATCTTCACCACTGATGATGCTTACAAAACCAAATGTGACGACAAGGTCATGTACATTGACTACAAAAACATTACCAAAGTCATTGCTCCAGGTAAAATCATATATGTTGACGATGGTGTTTTGTCATTTGAAGTTGTCTCCGTTGCTGATAACCAAACTTTGAAAGTCAGATCCCTTAACGCTGGTAAGATTTCTTCTCACAAAGGTGTCAACTTGCCAGGTACTGATGTTGACTTGCCAGCTTTATCagaaaaagatatttcTGATATTAAATTTGGTGTTAAAAACAGAGTCCACATGATCTTTGCTTCCTTTATCAGAACCGCCAACGATGTTTTGGAAATCAGAAAAGTTTTGGGTGAAGAAGGTAAAGACATCCAAATTATCTCCAAGATTGAAAACCAACAAGGTGTCAACAACTTTGACGAAATTTTGGAAGTCACTGATGGTGTTATGGTTGCTAGAGGTGATTTGGGTATTGAAATTCCAGCTCCACAAGTCTTTGTTgttcaaaaacaattgattgcCAAATGTAACTTGGCCGCCAAACCAGTCATTTGTGCCACCCAAATGTTGGAATCCATGACCTACAACCCAAGACCAACCAGAGCTGAAGTTTCTGATGTCGGTAACGCTATCTTGGATGGTGCTGACTGTGTTATGTTGTCTGGTGAAACCGCCAAGGGTAACTATCCAGTTGAAGCCGTCTCTATGATGCACAACACCTGTCTTACCGCTGAAAAGGCCATTGCTTACCCACAATTGTTCAACGAATTGAGATCATTGGCCAAGAAACCAACTGCCACCACTGAAACTTGTGCCGTTGCTGCTGTTTCTGCTGCTTACGAACAAGATGCTAAAGCTATTGTTGTCTTGTCCACCAGTGGTCTTTCTGCCAGATTGGTCTCCAAATACAAGCCAGATGTTCCAATCTTGATGGTTACCAGAAACGAAAGAGCTGCCAAATTCTCCCACTTGTACAGAGGTGTCTACCCATTCATTTTCGATAAACCAAGTATCGAAAACTGGCAAGAAGATGTTGAAAACAGATTGAGATGGGCTGTTTCTGAAGCTGTTGAATTGGGTATCATTTCTAAAGGTGACTCAATTGTTACTGTCCAAGGTTGGACTAGAGGTTCTGGTCACTCTAACACTGTTAGAATTGTCCAAGCTTAA
- a CDS encoding ubiquinone biosynthesis methyltransferase, mitochondrial precursor, putative (Similar to S. cerevisiae COQ5), whose protein sequence is MMIHTTLRGSIFRSAKFATPRSLLSISRSLATENTSNKPTPPPKTDETTHFGFKTVNKDDKEKLVGGVFSSVASNYDVMNDVMSMGVHRLWKHHFIQRLDAGMRPGSTEPLEFLDVAGGTGDIAFGLLDHAEKKYGDTVSKMTIADINPDMLKEGEVRFAKTKWANSDRVNFLVQNGEVMDQIPDNSKDVYTIAFGIRNFTDIQAGLNTAYRVLKPGGIFACLEFSQVENPLLDYAYQAYSFSLLPLMGQLIANDRDSYQYLVESIRKFPKQEEFKGMIEKAGFYVPEPGYENLTFGVASIHIGVKI, encoded by the coding sequence ATGATGATTCATACTACTCTCAGAGGATCTATTTTTAGATCAGCAAAATTTGCTACACCAAGATCATTgctttcaatttcaagatCATTGGCAACTGAAAACACATCGAACAAACCTACACCACCTCCAAAAACAGATGAAACAACACATTTTGGTTTCAAAACAGTTAACAAAGATgacaaagaaaaacttGTTGGAGGGGTATTCTCATCAGTGGCTTCTAATTACGATGTTATGAACGATGTCATGTCAATGGGCGTTCACAGATTATGGAAGCACCACTTTATTCAAAGATTAGATGCTGGTATGAGGCCAGGATCAACCGAACCTTTAGAGTTCTTAGATGTGGCTGGTGGTACTGGGGATATTGCTTTTGGCTTATTAGATCATGCTGAAAAGAAATACGGTGACACGGTGAGTAAGATGACCATCGCAGATATTAATCCCGATATGTTGAAAGAAGGAGAAGTAAGGTTTGCTAAGACCAAATGGGCCAACAGCGACCGAGTGAACTTTTTAGTTCAGAATGGTGAAGTTATGGACCAAATCCCCGATAATTCAAAAGATGTGTACACCATTGCGTTTGGTATTAGAAATTTTACAGACATACAAGCAGGATTGAATACTGCTTACCGTGTTTTAAAGCCAGGTGGTATTTTTGCCTGTTTAGAATTTTCACAAGTGGAAAACCCGCTTTTGGACTATGCTTACCAAGCTTATTCTTTCTCCTTGTTGCCTTTGATGGGCCAGTTGATTGCCAATGATAGAGATTCATATCAATATTTGGTTGAAAGTATCAGGAAGTTCCCtaaacaagaagaattcAAAGGCATGATTGAAAAAGCTGGATTTTATGTTCCTGAACCAGGTTATGAAAACTTGACCTTTGGTGTTGCCAGTATCCATATTGGTgttaaaatttaa
- a CDS encoding ATP synthase subunit, mitochondrial precursor, putative (Similar to S. cerevisiae ATP4), translating to MSMINRIALRSARPAMGMAFRPTPMGLRYLSAPADPKQKANSIIDALPGNNLLSKTGILATSAAAAIYGISNGVFIIHDETILLVTFASFTALVAKFVAPLYTEWADGEIKKVNDILNQSRTNHIEAVNKRIETVSELKNVVSTTEDLFALSKETAQFEADSFELKQKLAVSHEAKSVLDSWVRFEQQQRQLEQEQLAKEVIDKVNKEIANPKFQDKVLAESLNEIEKLFAKN from the coding sequence ATGTCCATGATCAACAGAATTGCATTGAGAAGTGCTCGCCCAGCCATGGGAATGGCTTTCCGTCCAACTCCAATGGGTTTGAGATACTTGTCTGCCCCAGCTGACCCCAAACAAAAGGCCAATTCAATCATTGATGCATTACCAGGTAACAACTTATTGTCTAAGACTGGTATTTTGGCCACTTCAGCAGCAGCTGCCATCTACGGTATTTCCAATGGAGTGTTTATTATACACGATGAAACCATTTTGCTTGTTACTTTTGCAAGTTTCACAGCTTTGGTCGCCAAATTCGTTGCTCCTTTATACACTGAATGGGCTGATggtgaaatcaaaaaagtCAACGATATATTGAATCAATCAAGAACCAACCATATCGAAGCCGTTAACAAGAGAATTGAAACTGTTtcagaattgaaaaatgttGTTTCAACCACTGAAGATTTATTTGCTTTATCTAAAGAAACCGCTCAATTCGAAGCTGATTCATTcgaattaaaacaaaaattggCAGTTTCCCACGAAGCCAAGTCTGTTTTGGACTCTTGGGTTAGatttgaacaacaacaaagacaattggaacaagaacaattgGCCAAAGAAGTCATCGATAAAGTTAACAAAGAAATTGCCAATCCAAAATTCCAAGATAAAGTATTGGCTGAATCTCTTAACGAAATCGAAAAGTTGTTTGCTAAAAACTAG
- a CDS encoding chromatin assembly factor 1 (CAF1) subunit, putative (Similar to S. cerevisiae MSI1), which translates to MSIAIDLTNDESDKRNELENNHEDTLVEEFAIDEKTQQNYRVWKKNAPLLYDYLVTNSLLWPSLSVQFFPDITHLNDLDENKNEEQIIAQRILLGTFTLGQAIDHISILQIPSFKNLNQNIKINKLDFNPEREEFELATPTLNKTKTLQKINHLGDVNKVRYMPQKPNILASANNLGDLVIYERTRHKSFKNTILDDTELSKVQIRLVNKHIPSTADIFAIDWNRNSEGLLLSADMNGVINLYDLKKYDSETLNERQYWENNAIGVNDIEWFPTHDSLFCTADDNGCLKIYDTRSENSVVQNKSIGNSVNSVACNPGYATGLATGDSTGVIKVWDIRNFDNSLSELHRHSDSITQLKWNPKCHNILGSSSTDHSVKLHDINNDSTIFTHLGHMLGVNDFDWSHADHWMVASVADDNSLHVWKPTHSVTDKFK; encoded by the coding sequence ATGTCGATTGCTATAGATTTAACGAATGACGAATCTgacaaaagaaatgaattggaaaacAATCACGAAGATACATTAGTCGAAGAATTTGCTATTGATGAGAAAACTCAACAGAACTATCGCGTGTGGAAGAAGAATGCACCTTTACTATACGATTACTTAGTTACAAACTCTTTGCTTTGGCCATCTTTATCAGTTCAATTTTTCCCTGATATAACACATTTAAACGATTTGGATGAAAATAAGAACGAGGAACAAATCATAGCCCAAAGAATACTCCTTGGTACATTTACTTTGGGTCAAGCAATTGATCATATATCTATCTTACAAATACCCAGTTTTAAAAACCttaatcaaaatataaagATAAATAAGCTTGATTTTAATCCAGAACGAGAAGAGTTTGAATTGGCCACTCCAACACtaaacaaaaccaaaacttTGCAAAAGATCAACCATTTAGGAGATGTGAACAAAGTCAGATATATGCCTCAAAAGCCTAATATTCTTGCGAGTGCCAACAACCTAGGAGATTTGGTAATATATGAGAGGACCAGACACAAGAGCTTTAAAAATACTATACTAGATGATACAGAATTGAGCAAAGTGCAAATAAGACTAGTCAATAAGCATATTCCATCCACAGCAGACATATTTGCCATTGATTGGAACAGAAACAGCGAAGGGCTTTTGTTGAGTGCTGATATGAATGGAGTCATTAACTTGTACgatttgaagaaatatgATTCTGAGACTTTGAACGAACGCCAATATTGGGAAAATAATGCCATTGGGGTAAATGATATTGAGTGGTTTCCAACCCACGACTCGTTATTTTGCACTGCTGATGATAACGGgtgtttaaaaatttacGATACTAGAAGTGAAAATTCTGTTGttcaaaataaaagtatTGGAAATAGTGTCAATAGTGTTGCTTGTAATCCTGGGTATGCGACTGGTTTAGCTACAGGAGACAGCACTGGAGTAATTAAGGTGTGGGACATTAGGAATTTTGACAATTCGCTTAGTGAATTACATCGTCATTCTGATTCAATTACCCAATTGAAATGGAATCCTAAATGCCACAATATTCTAGGGTCTTCATCTACAGACCATCTGGTTAAGTTACATGATATAAACAATGATTCAACCATATTCACTCATTTGGGTCATATGCTAGGGgttaatgattttgattggtCACATGCGGATCACTGGATGGTTGCTAGTGTTGCAGACGATAATTCTTTACATGTCTGGAAACCAACGCATTCTGTTACAGACAAATTCAAATAG
- a CDS encoding methyltransferase, putative (spliced gene): MTEEIRLNSSKLGSQEYWNNFYKKEQENFNENDEDTGECWFDDSDAESKMIQFIIDKLNDEELPEEISSQSVIRFLDLGTGNGHLLFQLSEDINEENEGDKTFEYIGIDYSPDSVEFAKGVAKRKHSELKVNFDQVDLLQVNCSFLQNKFDILLDKGTLDAIALNQDPLADFNGKIGMDVYASQVEKMMVKGSILLITSCNFTKDELIKIITKDTKLEVWDEINYPSFQFGGVKGSTVVSIAFVRN; the protein is encoded by the exons ATGACTGAAGAAATAAGATTAAACTCATCTAAATTAGGAAGTCAAGAATA TTGGAATAATTTCtacaaaaaagaacaagagaatttcaatgaaaatgatgaagacACAGGAGAATGCTGGTTTGACGACTCCGACGCTGAATCcaaaatgattcaatttataatcGATAAGCTAAATGATGAAGAGTTGCCTGAAGAAATAAGTTCTCAATCAGTTATCAGATTTTTAGATTTGGGTACAGGGAATGGCCATTTACTATTTCAACTTCTGGAAGACataaatgaagaaaatgaaggCGATAAAACCTTTGAATATATAGGGATTGATTATTCACCGGATTCCGTAGAATTTGCTAAAGGAGTTGCTAAAAGAAAGCATTCTGAGTTAAAAGTCAATTTTGATCAAGTTGACTTGTTGCAAGTGAATTGTTCATTTTTgcaaaacaaatttgaCATATTGCTAGATAAAGGTACTCTAGATGCCATTGCCCTTAATCAAGACCCGTTGGCTGACTTCAATGGAAAGATAGGGATGGATGTCTACGCTTCTCAAGTTGAAAAGATGATGGTAAAAGGATCTATTCTATTGATAACGTCATGTAATTTTACAAAAGACGAacttattaaaattattacaaaaGATACAAAATTGGAAGTCTGGGATGAGATAAATTATCCAAGTTTCCAATTTGGTGGTGTCAAGGGCTCTACAGTTGTGAGCATTGCATTTGTTAGAAACTAA
- a CDS encoding Ran-binding protein, putative (Similar to S. cerevisiae YRB2) yields the protein MPDESPSKRKIDSEESSSVQLKRTKSIAHDDLRQSIVKEITKKFEDRIVKLETRISKLEEEFSNEKEKEQQQLQQQQEKETEKKNTVNIDTKQQERRILNKEPPPLPKRQATFGSSSFSFSPGKITPLNSFNDATTVPSSPKPVFGATTSFGNMNTSSASSTPEPAKSTTTTSATLAKPTTSTPATFGSTFGANTRFSNAFQDSIKKKSFLDKEDDKQSSTDNNNKDSNNNNNPSIPQEFKQVDLAPVEQTTGEEDEISHFNCTAKIFELNLSKINEGWKERGVGPLHLDQSKADKRQIRLVMRSQGLLRVVLNYKITADTEILKGLEASLTPGKFLRLNSVNSEGTPIQYLLKFGSESLRNELVDKIDALKEQIKE from the coding sequence ATGCCAGACGAGAGTCCaagtaaaagaaaaatcgATTCAGAGGAACTGTCCTCAgttcaattgaaaagaacAAAGTCGATTGCTCATGATGATTTACGACAATCCATTGTGAAggaaattacaaaaaaatttgagGACCGAATTGTGAAGTTGGAAACAAGAATCCTGAAATTAGAGGAGGAGTtttcaaatgaaaaagagaaagaacaacaacaactacaacaacaacaagaaaaagaaacagagaagaaaaacacAGTAAATATAGACACTAAACAGCAAGAAAGAAGGatattaaacaaagaaccaccaccactccCTAAAAGACAAGCAACTTTTGGATCTAGTTCTTTCAGCTTTTCCCCAGGAAAGATCACACCATTAAACTCGTTCAATGATGCAACTACTGTTCCCAGCAGTCCTAAACCAGTATTTGGCGCCACTACATCGTTTGGAAACATGAACACATCAAGTGCTAGTTCAACACCGGAACCAGCAAAatcaactacaacaacatcagCCACGTTAGcaaaaccaacaacatcTACACCAGCTACTTTTGGATCCACATTCGGCGCCAACACTCGATTTTCCAACGCGTTTCAAGATTCGATTAAGAAAAAGTCATTCCTTGACAAAGAAGATGACAAACAATCATCTACtgataacaacaataaagacagcaataacaataacaatccATCGATACCACAAGAGTTCAAACAAGTTGATTTGGCACCAGTGGAACAAACAACTGGTGAGGAAGATGAAATATCACATTTTAACTGTACAGCTAAGATATTTGAGTTGAATTTATCGAAAATTAACGAGGGTTGGAAAGAGAGAGGTGTGGGTCCATTGCATCTAGATCAATCCAAAGCAGATAAAAGACAAATTAGACTAGTCATGAGGTCACAAGGGTTGTTGAGAGTAGtgttaaattataaaataacTGCAGACACTGAGATCTTGAAAGGATTGGAAGCAAGCTTAACTCCAGGTAAATTTCTCCGTTTGAACTCGGTCAATTCTGAAGGTACTCCAATCCAATACTTACTAAAATTTGGTTCAGAGAGCTTGCGCAATGAATTAGtagataaaattgatgCTTTAAAGGAGCAAATCAAAGAATAG
- a CDS encoding U1 small nuclear ribonucleoprotein, putative (spliced gene;~Similar to S. cerevisiae SNP1), translated as MNDNTEKYPPNIQKLFQPKPPFPYISPIDYPPEKRSTKPISPISSLKHEIEKYISQELPERESKASAVPKKISKIVKHKQKQHEANLKRLAKDKDHERQLEEWNNPTLFAKQEREFMKDPFRTVFIARLDYNLTELDISRAFARYGMIESIKIIRDKQGKSRGYGFVVYERNPDAVACVNDLSRTGLKLGNRPILVDIERSRVLKNWRPRRLGGGEGGRGYVKEGKVQSVAATARRTIIANNPAFNTAPPPQHDQQQQFQYQQQQQQQQQPQYNTYPSSYQPQFPQRYSSGPRTASDVRAPATSIKDKYAKYSSIGDDPSMEKTYSYKPASDDRSIRNIRRRD; from the exons ATG AATGATAACACTGAAAAATACCCACCGAATATACAGAAATTGTTTCAACCGAAACCACCATTTCCATATATATCACCAATAGATTACCCACCAGAGAAACGATCGACGAAACCCATATCTCCGATATCATCACTTAAacatgaaattgaaaaatacaTATCTCAAGAACTACCGGAACGTGAATCAAAAGCTCTGGCGGTGCCGAAGaagatttcaaaaatcGTGAAACACAAGCAAAAACAGCACGAAGCAAATTTGAAACGTTTAGCCAAGGACAAAGATCATGAGCGACAATTAGAAGAATGGAATAACCCGACACTTTTTGCAAAACAAGAACGTGAATTTATGAAAGATCCGTTTAGAACAGTTTTCATTGCTCGATTGGATTACAATTTAACTGAATTGGATATATCTCGTGCATTTGCTAGATATGGAATGATTGAATctataaaaataataagagATAAACAAGGTAAGTCACGAGGGTATGGATTTGTGGTATATGAAAGAAATCCCGATGCCGTAGCTTGTGTTAATGATCTAAGTCGAACTGGATTAAAGTTGGGGAACCGACCAATTCTCgttgatattgaaagaaGCAGagtattgaaaaattggcGACCACGCAGACTAGGTGGAGGAGAAGGTGGAAGAGGTTATGTTAAAGAGGGGAAAGTACAATCTGTAGCTGCTACTGCAAGAAGAACTATCATTGCCAATAATCCAGCTTTTAACACTGCACCACCACCGCAACAtgaccaacaacaacaatttcaatatcaacagcaacagcaacagcaacagcaacctCAATACAATACTTATCCAAGTTCCTATCAGCCGCAATTTCCACAGCGTTACTCTTCTGGACCAAGAACTGCACTGGATGTGAGAGCTCCAGCAACATCAATAAAAGACAAGTATGCAAAGTACTCGTCTATTGGGGATGATCCATCTATGGAAAAGACCTACAGCTACAAACCTGCAAGTGATGATAGATCAATTAGGAATATAAGGAGAAGagattga
- a CDS encoding damage response protein, putative (Similar to S. cerevisiae DAP1): MKKLLLLSYNIQNFACVVILKGKREKKNTHTHTIHSHSTLFFININSYLTTCYLLHKCLVAMFGSKDKEPTEIFKNNEKLSIQDLPIFTRSQLAQYNGTDKPELYVGIRGYIYDVTPNSNSYGPGKAYHKLVGKDVSRLLGLNKLKLSEDSNEDTWYTDDLDEKQQGIIDDWVKFFKMRYNIVGVIVDHN; encoded by the coding sequence ATGAAAAAACTTTTGTTACTTTCGtataatattcaaaattttgcTTGCGTAGTAATACTCAAAGgaaaaagggaaaaaaagaacacacacacacacacaattCACAGTCACTCcacacttttttttattaatatcaattcatACTTAACAACCTGTTATTTACTTCATAAGTGTTTAGTTGCAATGTTTGGAtcaaaagataaagaaCCTACTGagattttcaaaaacaatgaGAAATTGAGCATTCAAGACCTTCCTATTTTCACACGTTCCCAATTAGCCCAATATAATGGAACCGATAAACCAGAATTGTATGTTGGTATAAGAGGATATATTTATGATGTTACCCCTAATTCCAATAGTTATGGTCCCGGCAAGGCTTATCATAAATTGGTTGGAAAAGATGTGAGCAGATTGTTAGGGTTAAATAAGTTAAAATTATCAGAGGATAGTAATGAAGATACTTGGTACACTGATGATTTAGATGAAAAGCAACAAGgaataattgatgattggGTCAAGTTTTTTAAAATGAGATACAACATTGTCGgtgttattgttgatcaTAATTGA
- a CDS encoding NADPH-dependent methylglyoxal reductase, putative (Similar to S. cerevisiae GRE2) yields MSASKSTTTVFVSGASGFIAQNVIKQLLANGYKVIGSVRSESKGKELTDIIQSKDFEFAVIPDISAVGAFDDVLKLNSQISVFIHTASPVTYSAKDVQNELIKPAVEGTRNALNAIKLYGPQIKRVVVTSSFTAIASGKNFDHNKYYTENDWNPVTLEQALSDPEAAYSYAKKMAEKTVWDFVETESPTFKVSVVNPTVVFGPQAFGVKDKSKLNLSIEMIDDILTLKPNDEIPPYASRCIDVRDVAKAHLVAFEKEEAINQRLVLINQPFSNDLLAYIVKKNFPSLNIPEGNLERSQECIQKSCIKTDLTKTQEILGFDYIPVEKTILDTIQQLYDA; encoded by the coding sequence ATGTCTGCTTCAAAATCTACTACAactgtttttgtttctggGGCTTCTGGTTTTATTGCGCAAAATGTTATCAAGCAATTGTTGGCTAATGGATACAAAGTCATTGGATCAGTAAGATCTGAATCGAAAGGCAAAGAATTAACAGATATTATACAATCAAAGGACTTTGAATTTGCTGTTATCCCTGATATTAGTGCTGTTGGAGCATTCGATGACGtcttgaaattgaattcacAAATATCGGTGTTTATTCATACAGCTTCTCCCGTCACCTATTCAGCAAAAGATGTTCAAAATGAACTCATCAAACCTGCTGTGGAAGGAACAAGGAATGCCTTGAATGCAATTAAGTTATATGGGCCTCAAATTAAGCGAGTGGTTGTGACATCTTCGTTTACAGCCATTGCACTGGGGAAGAATTTTGATCATAATAAGTATTACACAGAAAACGATTGGAATCCAGTTACATTAGAACAGGCATTATCTGATCCTGAAGCAGCATATTCTTATGCCAAAAAAATGGCAGAAAAGACCGTTTGGgattttgttgaaactGAATCACCAACTTTTAAAGTAAGTGTTGTCAATCCAACAGTTGTTTTTGGACCACAGGCTTTTGGGGTCAAGGATAAATcgaaattgaatttactgattgaaatgattgatgatattCTTACTTTGAAACCGAACGACGAGATCCCACCTTATGCCAGTCGATGCATTGATGTTAGAGACGTTGCTAAAGCTCATTTAGTtgcatttgaaaaagagGAAGCAATCAATCAAAGGTTGGTGTTAATAAATCAGCCGTTTAGTAATGATTTGCTTGCATATATCGTTAAGAAGAATTTCCCTAGTCTCAATATTCCCGAAGGTAATTTGGAAAGAAGTCAAGAATGTATACAAAAATCTTGTATCAAAACAGATTTGACAAAAACTCAAGAAATTCTTGGATTTGACTATATACCAGTGGAGAAAACTATCCTTGATACTATTCAACAGCTCTATGACGCTTGA